In Buchnera aphidicola (Aphis aurantii), one DNA window encodes the following:
- a CDS encoding exodeoxyribonuclease V subunit gamma translates to MFFLYEFNQLNILFLKVCEIIKKKPLPYIFEKEIIIHDNKVLLQYLNIFTANYTGISSDFKLIHPNIYIFEIFKKIIPKNSIKNILQQTTNIWKIMKIIEEKNFFENINTNDNKTKKFEFSLFMENLFQQYILYRPKWIEEWKQSTKKISKIYLEKSWQIKLWNAIIDDNKNLNQNINNFANLFDKFNNLIKKKNIALPKRIFIIWSIAINPSYIEIFQKISTYTNVYFLYLTAYKNSIIYHENCLYNTLSNVPIKNNSPYRLEELWGKYEHVYLLFIKNFKNSKIKKYFNTYHKNDLLNNIKNNILNFKKNKQLLKKTFNPKDNSISINICYSEQHEIEVLYKILIEILNNDKDIEFHDIVVTSFKLNNYITYINSIFKLKNQEKISFYISQNNCKKTQQIFYTFNKILELSDIRFNNEEVLELLDLPMISKNFNISEEEIKILYNWIESTNIRWGINEKHKDNLNFLKINQNTWFYGIEKLLLSYAINEKNKIWNNILSCISIDLSKSELIGKLSYLINILNKWRVILSRKKQIKCWHSLFKSFSKDFLNNQSELKYILTMMNQNWEKMIDDIILSNYQKKISIKILQKNFLYMTKKINTQKFKLGAINFCHPSLVCYIPFKMVFVIGLDSKGIMKKSNTDHLNLLKDYPLITDINIDDITFHIFLKNLIAAQKYFYMSYIGYSSKNENKINPCILIEQLIHYIALHFYIKKDEKLKIEDNIKKISHYLVKTHKKEHIYNKIHTKIIKHKNKNNIKNIHQIFFKNILNIENSKKQNFLINLKDLICFWKHPIRYFFNFTLNTNFAIQKKLLTTEPFIINQLENFKISNFLLESMINNKDLQNILEQIKLSGILPYKNFGEIALRNKYKEIEQTAQIIHQYRLLPQEKAFNLKIEKYCIEGTLKEIQKTGLLRWKVNSINYSDRISLWLEHLIYCILGGIGESKIIGHKKQIFSFHSLSYDQSYNYLLDYIEGYIKGINNPLLLTKSGSAWFDQVYDIKNHCIYKNPEIKRKAYKTLYDTWTGNSYKKGEKEDIYIQKITSILDVKKICHISKKWLTPILQHKKINEKKT, encoded by the coding sequence ATGTTTTTTTTATATGAATTTAATCAATTAAATATACTTTTTTTAAAAGTATGTGAAATTATTAAAAAAAAACCACTTCCTTATATTTTCGAAAAAGAAATTATTATTCATGATAATAAAGTACTATTACAGTACCTAAATATATTTACAGCAAACTATACAGGTATTTCGTCGGATTTTAAACTAATTCACCCAAATATTTATATTTTTGAAATATTTAAAAAAATAATACCTAAAAATTCAATTAAAAATATTTTACAACAAACAACTAATATTTGGAAAATCATGAAAATTATTGAAGAAAAAAATTTTTTTGAAAATATCAATACAAATGATAATAAAACAAAAAAATTTGAATTTTCGTTATTCATGGAAAATTTATTTCAACAATATATATTATATAGACCAAAATGGATTGAAGAATGGAAACAATCAACAAAAAAAATATCAAAAATTTACTTAGAAAAATCATGGCAAATCAAATTATGGAATGCCATTATAGATGACAATAAAAATTTGAATCAAAACATAAATAATTTTGCAAATTTATTTGATAAATTTAATAATTTAATAAAAAAAAAAAACATAGCACTTCCAAAACGAATTTTTATTATCTGGTCAATTGCTATAAATCCGTCATATATAGAAATATTTCAAAAAATAAGTACATATACTAATGTATATTTTTTATATTTAACTGCCTATAAAAATAGCATTATTTATCATGAAAATTGTTTATATAATACATTATCTAATGTACCAATTAAAAATAATTCTCCTTATAGATTAGAAGAATTATGGGGAAAATATGAACATGTTTATCTACTTTTTATAAAAAATTTTAAAAATTCTAAAATTAAAAAATATTTTAATACATATCATAAAAATGACTTGTTAAATAATATTAAAAATAATATTTTAAATTTCAAAAAAAACAAACAATTACTAAAAAAAACTTTCAATCCAAAAGATAATTCAATTTCTATAAATATTTGTTATAGCGAACAACATGAAATTGAAGTGTTATATAAAATATTAATAGAAATTCTTAATAATGATAAAGATATAGAATTTCATGATATTGTTGTTACTTCATTCAAATTAAATAATTATATAACATATATTAATTCTATATTTAAATTAAAAAATCAAGAAAAAATATCTTTTTATATTTCTCAAAATAACTGTAAAAAAACACAACAAATATTTTATACTTTTAATAAAATATTAGAATTATCTGATATTCGATTTAATAATGAAGAAGTTTTAGAATTACTTGATTTGCCAATGATATCAAAAAATTTTAATATTTCAGAAGAAGAAATAAAAATTTTATATAATTGGATTGAATCTACAAATATTAGATGGGGGATAAATGAAAAACATAAAGATAATTTAAATTTTTTAAAAATTAATCAAAATACTTGGTTTTATGGAATTGAAAAATTATTACTAAGTTATGCAATAAATGAAAAAAATAAAATTTGGAATAATATTTTATCATGTATTTCTATTGATTTATCTAAGTCAGAATTAATAGGAAAATTATCATATTTAATTAATATACTAAATAAATGGCGTGTAATTTTATCCAGAAAAAAACAAATAAAATGCTGGCATTCATTATTTAAGTCTTTTTCAAAGGATTTTTTGAATAATCAATCCGAGTTGAAATACATTTTAACAATGATGAATCAAAATTGGGAAAAAATGATTGATGATATTATATTATCTAATTATCAAAAAAAAATATCTATTAAGATTTTACAAAAAAATTTTTTATACATGACAAAAAAAATAAATACTCAAAAATTTAAATTAGGAGCTATAAATTTCTGCCATCCCTCTTTAGTATGTTATATACCATTTAAAATGGTATTTGTGATAGGATTAGACTCTAAGGGAATAATGAAAAAAAGTAATACCGATCATTTAAATCTTTTAAAAGATTATCCTTTAATAACTGACATTAATATTGATGATATAACATTTCATATATTCCTGAAAAACTTAATTGCTGCTCAAAAGTATTTTTATATGAGTTATATTGGATACTCATCAAAAAATGAAAATAAAATAAATCCATGTATATTAATTGAACAACTAATTCATTATATAGCATTACACTTTTATATTAAAAAAGATGAAAAGTTAAAAATAGAAGATAATATAAAAAAAATATCACATTATCTTGTAAAAACACACAAAAAAGAACATATTTATAACAAAATACATACAAAAATAATAAAACATAAAAATAAAAATAATATTAAAAATATTCATCAAATATTTTTTAAAAATATACTTAATATAGAGAATTCTAAAAAACAAAATTTTTTAATTAATTTAAAAGATTTAATATGTTTTTGGAAACATCCAATACGATATTTTTTTAACTTTACATTAAATACAAATTTTGCAATACAAAAAAAACTACTAACTACTGAACCTTTTATTATTAATCAATTAGAAAATTTTAAAATAAGTAATTTTTTATTAGAAAGCATGATAAATAATAAAGATTTACAAAATATATTAGAACAAATAAAATTATCTGGAATATTACCATATAAAAATTTCGGAGAAATAGCTTTAAGAAATAAATATAAAGAAATAGAACAAACAGCGCAAATAATTCATCAATATAGATTACTTCCTCAAGAAAAAGCATTTAATCTTAAAATAGAAAAATATTGTATCGAAGGAACTTTAAAAGAAATACAAAAAACCGGCTTACTCAGATGGAAAGTTAATTCAATTAATTATTCTGATCGAATATCATTATGGTTAGAACATTTAATTTACTGTATTTTAGGAGGTATTGGTGAAAGTAAAATTATAGGACATAAAAAACAAATATTTTCATTTCATTCTTTATCATATGATCAATCATATAATTATTTATTAGATTATATTGAGGGATATATAAAAGGAATTAATAATCCTTTGTTGTTAACCAAGTCAGGTTCTGCTTGGTTTGATCAAGTCTATGATATTAAAAATCATTGTATTTATAAAAATCCAGAAATTAAAAGAAAAGCATATAAAACATTATATGATACATGGACAGGAAACTCCTATAAAAAAGGAGAAAAAGAAGATATTTACATTCAAAAAATAACTTCTATACTAGATGTAAAAAAAATTTGTCATATTTCTAAAAAATGGTTAACTCCAATATTACAACATAAAAAAATTAATGAAAAAAAAACTTAA
- the recB gene encoding exodeoxyribonuclease V subunit beta, with protein MKKKLNIFDISLNGINLIEASAGTGKTTSIVLMYLRLLLGIRNKKNTRPLLIQEILIVTFTNFAKNEICKRIKQNIEQLYLYFITKNTNNFILIPFLKKIKNLEESIYFLERAKKNINHMAVYTIHEFSKNTLKVNFLKINEKIIDNENLLFLQAVEDFWRSYFYKVPKDIINIILKDYKNPESLASDLKPIFNFSKVYFKKKFTKNQNIINCHEENIKIINHFKQKWLKYHLIMSSIMMTLKLNKKIYNEHNISRWIQNITKWAQSKTIDYHIPIILKYFLHKKIIQNKKNDQPLFHTFFEDIEEIIKQKFSLKNIILFEAIKTVVKFLKKEKQKRSLLGFNDLLSILLKYIKKDKKLRKSIIKKYPITFIDEFQDTDFQQYQIFDILYNTSKKNTALFLVGDPKQSIYSFRGADIFSYLYAKSKIKKYYYLDINWRSSIDMCQAVNDLFFRNKNPFFLKDISFSKVSSALQNKNIQFKIRGKIQKPISFFFKKEEKIHIKDYQEWISKQCANEICYWLLCAKKNEAILINQNQEKILKESDIVILVRNKNEAKIIQNSLDKVNIKSIYSSSNKNIFQTNDAYELLIILQTILQPTNITLLKQSIFTHIFYKILLEGNKQKKIEKSYFITKKLYKYREMWKNIGIFYTVKAIIIDYQKYSNNTNKYEYYQKNINFLHIAELLEKQSEYFSQDSSLIRWFQKKILDKKNILENEHVRYFKQSKTIKIITIHKAKGLEYPIVWIPFAGTYQKSKSYLYHDQKKLKIFFDLDQSQETEKISDEERLSEDLRFLYVAITRSIYHCSFGMGDIINKKNQKKNNNHKSALGYIIQRGNYMNYTNLISEINLLHKKSYMTIKYDTINVQFSYSREDIYLLSPPISLIKKTKNCFQITSFTKFKKENSSINTNYNNCDINYSFNSKKITLANFPRGKNIGIFIHYILNKIDFSKKLNIDFFLKVLKKYEFSEKWAPILMSWIDSIINIRFKNINFSLSMLKKNQYVKEMKFFLPIQKTLNSTNFNNIIQSFDPISSLTSKISFNSTKGILKGSIDLVFFWEKKYYIIDYKSNYLGDNNNSYSFEKIKNEIIKNRYDIQYQIYTIALHQYLKKKIKKYTYKNHFGGIFYMFLRGIEKEKNNSIFYIVPEYSLVEKLVNLLLLKN; from the coding sequence ATGAAAAAAAAACTTAATATATTTGATATATCTTTAAATGGTATAAATTTAATTGAAGCTTCTGCTGGAACTGGAAAAACTACTTCAATTGTACTCATGTATTTACGTTTATTACTTGGAATCAGAAATAAAAAAAATACTAGACCATTATTAATACAAGAAATATTAATAGTCACTTTTACTAATTTTGCTAAAAATGAAATATGTAAAAGAATTAAGCAAAATATTGAACAATTATACCTATATTTTATTACTAAAAATACTAATAATTTTATTTTAATACCATTTTTAAAAAAAATTAAAAATTTAGAAGAATCTATATATTTTTTAGAGCGAGCAAAAAAAAATATAAATCATATGGCTGTTTATACAATACATGAATTTAGCAAAAATACTTTAAAAGTAAATTTTCTTAAAATTAATGAAAAAATAATTGACAACGAAAATCTACTATTCTTACAAGCCGTAGAAGATTTTTGGAGATCGTATTTTTATAAAGTCCCAAAAGATATAATCAATATAATTTTAAAAGATTATAAAAATCCAGAATCTTTAGCATCTGATTTAAAACCAATATTTAATTTTAGTAAAGTATATTTTAAAAAAAAGTTTACTAAAAATCAAAATATTATAAACTGTCATGAAGAAAATATTAAAATAATAAATCATTTTAAACAAAAATGGTTAAAATATCATCTAATTATGTCAAGTATTATGATGACACTAAAACTTAATAAAAAAATATATAATGAACATAATATATCTAGATGGATCCAAAATATTACAAAATGGGCTCAATCTAAAACTATAGATTATCATATCCCAATTATCTTAAAATATTTTTTACATAAAAAGATTATACAAAATAAAAAAAATGATCAACCTCTATTTCATACATTTTTTGAAGATATTGAAGAAATAATAAAACAAAAGTTTTCTTTAAAAAATATTATCTTATTTGAAGCTATAAAAACAGTAGTTAAATTTTTAAAAAAAGAAAAACAAAAAAGATCTTTATTAGGATTTAATGATTTATTAAGTATTCTTTTAAAATATATCAAAAAAGATAAAAAATTAAGAAAATCTATAATTAAAAAATATCCGATAACATTCATTGATGAATTTCAAGATACTGATTTTCAACAATATCAAATTTTTGATATTTTATATAATACCAGCAAAAAAAATACTGCACTATTTTTAGTAGGAGATCCAAAACAATCAATATATAGTTTTAGAGGTGCAGATATTTTTTCTTATTTATATGCTAAATCTAAGATTAAAAAATATTATTATCTTGATATTAACTGGAGATCTTCAATAGATATGTGTCAAGCTGTAAATGATCTATTTTTTAGAAATAAAAATCCATTTTTTTTAAAAGATATTTCATTTTCAAAGGTTTCTTCTGCATTACAAAATAAAAATATACAATTCAAAATACGAGGAAAAATTCAAAAACCTATAAGTTTTTTCTTTAAAAAAGAAGAAAAAATACATATCAAGGATTACCAAGAATGGATTTCAAAACAGTGTGCGAATGAAATCTGTTATTGGTTACTTTGCGCTAAAAAAAATGAAGCTATATTAATTAATCAAAATCAAGAAAAAATTTTAAAAGAAAGCGATATTGTTATATTAGTAAGAAATAAAAACGAAGCAAAAATTATTCAAAACTCATTAGATAAAGTTAATATTAAATCTATTTATTCATCTTCTAATAAAAATATATTTCAAACTAATGATGCTTATGAACTTCTTATAATACTTCAAACAATTCTACAACCAACTAATATTACATTATTAAAACAATCTATATTTACGCATATATTTTATAAAATTTTATTAGAAGGAAATAAACAAAAAAAAATAGAAAAATCATATTTTATAACAAAAAAATTATATAAATATCGTGAAATGTGGAAAAATATAGGAATTTTTTATACTGTTAAAGCTATAATCATAGATTATCAAAAATATTCTAACAATACAAACAAATATGAATATTATCAAAAAAATATAAACTTTTTGCATATAGCAGAATTGCTAGAAAAACAATCAGAATATTTTTCTCAAGATTCTTCTTTAATCAGATGGTTTCAAAAAAAAATATTAGATAAAAAAAATATATTAGAGAATGAACATGTTAGATATTTTAAACAATCTAAAACGATAAAAATTATCACTATACATAAAGCTAAAGGATTAGAATATCCTATAGTTTGGATCCCATTTGCTGGAACTTATCAAAAATCAAAATCATATTTATATCACGATCAAAAAAAATTAAAAATATTTTTCGATTTAGATCAAAGTCAAGAAACTGAAAAAATATCAGACGAAGAACGATTATCAGAAGATCTACGTTTTTTATATGTTGCCATTACAAGAAGTATTTATCATTGTAGTTTTGGAATGGGAGATATTATCAATAAAAAAAATCAAAAAAAAAATAATAACCATAAAAGCGCTTTAGGATATATTATACAACGCGGAAATTATATGAATTATACTAATTTGATAAGTGAAATAAACTTATTACATAAAAAATCATATATGACAATTAAATATGATACGATTAATGTTCAGTTTTCTTATTCTAGAGAAGATATATATTTATTATCACCTCCTATATCTTTAATAAAAAAAACAAAAAATTGTTTTCAAATAACAAGTTTTACAAAATTTAAAAAAGAAAATTCGTCTATTAATACCAATTACAATAATTGTGATATAAATTATAGTTTTAATTCCAAAAAAATAACATTAGCAAATTTTCCAAGAGGAAAAAATATCGGAATTTTTATACATTATATATTAAATAAAATTGATTTTTCAAAAAAATTAAATATTGATTTTTTTTTAAAAGTTTTAAAAAAATATGAATTTTCAGAAAAATGGGCTCCAATATTAATGTCTTGGATAGATAGTATTATAAATATAAGATTTAAGAATATAAATTTTAGTTTATCTATGTTAAAAAAAAATCAATATGTAAAAGAAATGAAATTTTTTTTACCTATACAAAAAACATTAAATAGTACAAATTTTAATAATATTATTCAATCTTTTGATCCAATTTCTTCGCTAACTTCTAAAATATCTTTTAATTCAACAAAGGGAATTTTAAAAGGATCTATTGATTTAGTTTTTTTTTGGGAAAAAAAGTATTATATAATAGATTATAAATCTAATTATTTAGGTGATAATAACAATTCTTATTCTTTTGAAAAAATAAAAAATGAAATAATTAAAAATAGATATGATATACAATATCAAATATATACAATTGCATTACATCAATATTTAAAGAAAAAAATAAAAAAATATACATATAAAAATCATTTTGGTGGAATATTTTATATGTTTTTAAGGGGGATAGAAAAAGAAAAAAATAATAGTATTTTTTATATTGTTCCGGAGTATTCCTTAGTGGAAAAATTAGTTAATTTACTTTTATTGAAAAATTAA
- the recD gene encoding exodeoxyribonuclease V subunit alpha, with the protein MKKLLRDLEKKKIIRMIDVVFSQFISKKNNIIMLVAACVSFESNNGYLYLPLEYFKKNNFFSTKNPKIIKKILFILNQKKINWHLELLNHHAFNNGNIVTPFVFVQKKIYLYKIWKAKKNIFQYLNQKQTSTKFHLIKNYKFLDELFPSRIYNSQKIAIALSLINQILFILGGPGTGKTTTIITIIIALIKYSEQNIKIQLSAPTGKATERLIEILNNHYKFLNLYLSKEQIKCSLLKPVTIHQLLGISKISDRIFFNETHPLNVDVLIIDEVSMIDILMMNNIFLSTKKNTKIIFIGDHNQLSPIGIGSILKKIYNYSSHGYSLETTYFLKKITKYSNIYNKENKNNTFLISDKICILKKNYRFQKNSGIYIISNAIYQYKEKVFIQLFKNLIQNVLFYEINFENQYKDMIEKIIFYNKRYWDKIDKKENIKEIIKIFKKHQTLCVLREGLFGVNNINKILEKTMHKKNIIKKFFLIKNQMWYIGKPIIINKNNKYLNLSNGEIGITHLNYENKLQVFFLKNNDSIKCIPIDLLEHYETAWCITVHKAQGSEFDNITLILPNKNSEILNKEILYTAVTRSRKKISIFSNKKIFILASKKQKI; encoded by the coding sequence ATGAAAAAATTATTAAGAGATTTAGAAAAAAAGAAAATAATACGTATGATTGATGTTGTCTTTTCACAATTTATTTCTAAAAAAAATAATATTATTATGCTGGTCGCAGCTTGTGTAAGCTTTGAAAGCAATAATGGTTATCTTTATTTGCCACTTGAATATTTTAAAAAAAATAATTTTTTTTCTACTAAAAATCCAAAAATTATTAAAAAAATATTATTTATCTTAAACCAAAAAAAAATAAACTGGCATTTAGAATTATTAAATCATCACGCTTTTAACAATGGAAACATTGTAACACCATTCGTTTTTGTGCAAAAAAAAATTTATCTTTATAAGATATGGAAAGCAAAAAAAAATATTTTTCAATATTTAAATCAAAAACAAACAAGTACTAAATTTCATTTAATAAAAAATTATAAATTTTTAGACGAATTATTTCCTAGTAGAATATATAATTCCCAAAAAATAGCTATAGCATTGAGTTTAATTAATCAAATCCTTTTTATTTTAGGAGGTCCTGGTACAGGAAAAACTACCACAATAATAACAATTATTATTGCGTTAATAAAATATTCAGAACAAAATATTAAAATACAATTATCCGCACCTACTGGAAAAGCTACAGAACGTTTAATTGAAATATTAAATAATCATTATAAATTTTTAAATTTATATCTATCTAAAGAACAAATTAAATGTTCTCTATTAAAACCCGTAACTATACATCAACTATTAGGAATATCTAAAATATCAGATAGAATTTTTTTTAATGAAACTCATCCTTTAAATGTAGATGTTTTAATTATTGATGAAGTATCTATGATAGATATTTTAATGATGAATAATATTTTTTTATCTACTAAAAAAAATACTAAAATTATTTTTATTGGCGATCATAATCAATTATCTCCAATAGGAATAGGTTCTATTTTAAAAAAAATTTATAATTATTCAAGTCATGGTTATAGTTTAGAAACAACATATTTTTTAAAAAAAATTACAAAATATTCGAATATATACAATAAAGAAAATAAAAATAATACTTTTTTAATAAGTGATAAAATATGTATTTTAAAAAAAAATTATAGATTTCAAAAAAATTCAGGAATTTATATAATATCAAATGCAATATATCAATATAAAGAAAAAGTTTTTATTCAATTATTTAAAAATTTAATCCAAAATGTTTTATTTTATGAAATTAACTTCGAAAATCAATATAAAGACATGATAGAAAAAATCATTTTTTATAATAAAAGATATTGGGATAAAATAGATAAAAAAGAAAATATCAAAGAAATAATAAAAATATTTAAAAAACATCAAACACTATGTGTTCTTCGAGAAGGTTTATTCGGGGTAAATAACATAAATAAAATTTTAGAAAAAACAATGCACAAAAAAAATATTATTAAAAAATTTTTTTTGATCAAAAATCAAATGTGGTATATAGGAAAACCTATTATTATAAATAAAAATAACAAATATTTAAATTTATCTAATGGCGAAATAGGGATTACTCATTTAAATTATGAAAATAAATTACAAGTATTTTTTTTAAAAAATAATGATAGCATTAAATGTATTCCAATTGATTTACTAGAACATTATGAAACCGCTTGGTGTATTACAGTGCATAAAGCACAAGGTTCTGAATTTGATAATATAACATTAATACTTCCGAATAAAAATTCAGAAATATTAAATAAAGAAATTCTATATACAGCAGTAACTAGATCTCGAAAAAAAATAAGCATATTTTCAAATAAAAAAATATTTATTTTGGCATCAAAAAAACAAAAAATTTAA
- the argA gene encoding amino-acid N-acetyltransferase, with amino-acid sequence MKERTTELVQGFRHSVPYINAHRGKTFVIMLSGEAIKYGNFFGIINDIGLLHSLGIKLVVVYGAAPQINLNLNEKQIKILYHKYIRITNLACLEQVKQAAGRLQLDITARLSMTLTNTPLQGANINVVSGNFIIAQPLGIDDGVDYIHTGKIRRIDKNAIDCQLKNSYIVLIGPVAVSVTGESFNLSSEEIATQISIKLKAEKMIGFCSNQGVLDGKGKTISELLPDDINKKIKNLEKNGDYTSSTIRFLKGSIKACKNGVNRSHLISYHENGALLQELFSRDGIGTQMVMESAEKIRQANINDIGGILELIRPLEKKGILVRRSREQLEMEVDKFTIIERDNLTIACAALYPFFKESIGEMACVAVHPDYRNSSRGDWLLKTIKLHAKQINLKKIFVLTTHSIHWFQERGFMISNINILPESKKKIYNYQRCSKILTIDLF; translated from the coding sequence ATGAAAGAGCGTACTACTGAATTAGTTCAGGGTTTTCGCCATAGTGTTCCTTATATTAATGCTCATCGTGGAAAAACATTTGTAATTATGTTAAGTGGTGAAGCAATTAAGTATGGAAATTTTTTTGGTATTATTAATGATATTGGATTATTGCATAGTTTGGGTATTAAATTAGTAGTTGTATATGGTGCCGCTCCTCAAATTAATTTAAATTTAAATGAAAAACAAATTAAAATATTATATCATAAATATATTCGTATAACTAATTTAGCATGTTTAGAGCAAGTTAAACAAGCAGCGGGAAGATTACAACTAGATATTACCGCTCGTCTATCAATGACTTTAACTAACACCCCTCTTCAAGGTGCAAATATTAATGTCGTTAGCGGAAATTTTATTATTGCACAACCTTTAGGTATTGATGATGGTGTAGATTATATTCATACCGGTAAAATCAGAAGAATTGATAAAAATGCTATTGATTGTCAATTAAAAAATAGTTATATAGTTTTGATTGGTCCTGTTGCCGTTTCTGTCACAGGAGAGAGTTTTAATTTAAGCTCCGAAGAAATTGCTACGCAAATCAGCATTAAGTTAAAAGCAGAGAAAATGATAGGTTTTTGTAGTAATCAAGGAGTTCTTGATGGTAAAGGTAAAACTATTTCAGAGTTACTTCCTGATGATATTAATAAAAAAATTAAAAATTTAGAAAAAAATGGAGATTATACTTCTTCAACAATTCGTTTTCTAAAAGGCTCTATAAAAGCATGTAAAAATGGCGTTAATAGAAGTCATTTAATTAGTTATCACGAAAATGGAGCTTTATTGCAAGAGCTTTTTTCTCGTGATGGTATTGGAACACAGATGGTTATGGAGTCTGCTGAAAAAATTAGACAAGCTAATATTAATGATATTGGTGGAATTTTAGAATTAATTAGACCTTTAGAAAAAAAAGGAATTTTAGTCCGAAGATCAAGAGAACAATTAGAAATGGAAGTAGATAAATTTACCATTATTGAACGTGATAATTTAACTATTGCATGCGCTGCATTATATCCTTTTTTCAAAGAAAGTATAGGAGAAATGGCCTGTGTTGCAGTGCATCCTGATTATCGAAATTCTTCTCGAGGTGACTGGTTGCTTAAAACAATTAAATTACATGCTAAACAAATAAATTTAAAAAAAATATTTGTACTTACTACACATAGTATTCATTGGTTTCAAGAAAGGGGTTTTATGATTTCTAATATTAATATTCTTCCTGAAAGTAAGAAAAAAATATATAATTATCAACGTTGTTCTAAAATTTTAACAATAGATTTATTCTAA
- the mltA gene encoding murein transglycosylase A → MINYSILKIKKNKNIKKIIINIMFMFIVSCNNYDSSKGQQYKIKLIKNFTETKKIDISTQLINQKEFVKQLEKIKKFSPNLYLKNLYLYNNIKKWLKISDINQLSKFGIKTFQMKGIDNYGNVKITGYYTPVIKASKIKKDNFIYPIYRTPSTLNKYQILPQRKDIYNGVLKKKYILAYSNSLIDNFIMEIQGSGFIDYGKKKSLTFFSYSKKNNWPYTSIGKILIKRGEINKSNISMESIKYWCNHHTNREVRQLLEENKSFVFFEETKKKEVFGSSSVPLIEKSAIAVDHSIIKNGSILLVQIPLLNSKGVFINKYEMRLLIALDVGGMIKGQHFDYYQGIGKQAGMQAGFYNHYGYAWILTTNLIK, encoded by the coding sequence ATGATTAATTACAGTATTTTAAAAATTAAAAAGAATAAAAATATCAAAAAAATAATTATAAATATAATGTTTATGTTTATAGTTTCATGTAATAATTACGATTCTAGCAAAGGTCAGCAATATAAAATAAAACTAATTAAAAATTTTACTGAAACAAAAAAAATAGATATTTCAACACAATTAATCAACCAAAAAGAATTTGTTAAGCAATTAGAAAAAATTAAAAAATTTTCTCCTAATTTATATCTAAAAAATCTATATCTTTATAACAACATTAAAAAATGGTTAAAAATATCAGATATTAATCAATTAAGTAAATTTGGAATTAAAACGTTTCAAATGAAAGGTATTGATAATTATGGAAATGTTAAAATCACAGGATATTATACACCTGTAATAAAAGCTAGTAAAATAAAAAAAGATAATTTTATATATCCAATATATCGAACACCATCTACTTTAAACAAGTATCAAATTCTACCACAAAGAAAAGATATTTATAATGGCGTTTTAAAAAAAAAATATATTTTAGCATATAGTAATTCTTTGATAGATAATTTTATTATGGAAATCCAAGGAAGTGGTTTCATAGACTATGGAAAAAAAAAATCATTAACTTTTTTCAGCTATTCAAAAAAAAATAATTGGCCATATACAAGTATAGGGAAAATATTGATAAAACGAGGCGAAATAAATAAATCAAATATATCCATGGAAAGTATTAAATATTGGTGTAATCACCACACTAATCGAGAAGTTCGACAATTACTCGAAGAAAATAAATCTTTTGTTTTTTTTGAAGAAACTAAAAAAAAAGAAGTATTTGGATCTAGCTCTGTACCATTAATAGAAAAATCAGCAATAGCTGTTGATCATTCTATTATTAAAAATGGAAGTATATTATTAGTACAAATACCTTTGCTTAACAGCAAAGGTGTCTTTATTAATAAATATGAAATGAGACTATTAATTGCATTAGACGTTGGAGGTATGATAAAAGGGCAACATTTTGATTATTACCAAGGGATTGGAAAACAAGCTGGTATGCAAGCAGGTTTTTACAATCACTACGGATATGCTTGGATATTAACAACAAATCTTATAAAATAA